In Acidobacteriota bacterium, a single genomic region encodes these proteins:
- the panB gene encoding 3-methyl-2-oxobutanoate hydroxymethyltransferase produces the protein MSVTSFRNASEGSLPKVTTQSIFEKKQRREPITCLTAYDYASARLVDEAGIDMVLVGDSLAMVILGYENTLPVTMREMLHHTAAVRRGVKRALVIADMPYASYHISKKDALRNAAAFLKEAGAEAVKIEGGAKRVPLIERLTDAEIPVMGHIGLTPQSLHVMGGYKVQGKTLAAVEQLLKDAVALDRAGVFSIVLEGIPREVAAMITAEVSAPTIGIGAGPECDGQVLVFHDILGLTFAPPAKFVRRYADLGAAITHAVENFKADVVSGHYPNDDESYHLPKETKAALENLLARKVR, from the coding sequence ATGAGCGTCACGAGTTTCCGCAACGCTTCGGAAGGTTCTCTTCCGAAAGTAACCACGCAATCCATCTTCGAGAAGAAGCAGCGGCGCGAGCCGATCACGTGCCTCACGGCGTACGACTACGCCAGCGCGCGCCTGGTCGACGAGGCGGGCATCGACATGGTGCTGGTCGGCGACTCGCTCGCCATGGTCATCCTGGGCTACGAGAACACGCTGCCAGTGACGATGCGCGAGATGCTGCACCACACCGCGGCGGTGCGGCGCGGAGTGAAGCGCGCGCTCGTGATCGCCGACATGCCCTACGCGTCGTACCATATTTCCAAGAAGGATGCGCTGCGCAATGCGGCGGCCTTCCTGAAAGAAGCCGGCGCCGAGGCAGTAAAGATCGAAGGTGGCGCGAAGCGCGTGCCGCTGATCGAACGCCTGACCGATGCGGAGATCCCCGTGATGGGCCACATCGGGCTCACGCCGCAATCGCTGCACGTGATGGGGGGATACAAAGTCCAGGGCAAGACGCTGGCGGCCGTGGAACAACTGCTGAAAGATGCGGTCGCGCTCGACCGCGCCGGCGTGTTCTCCATCGTGCTGGAAGGCATTCCGCGCGAGGTGGCCGCGATGATCACCGCCGAGGTCTCGGCGCCGACCATCGGCATCGGCGCCGGGCCAGAGTGCGATGGGCAGGTGCTCGTCTTCCACGACATCCTCGGGCTCACCTTCGCGCCGCCGGCAAAGTTCGTCCGGCGTTATGCCGACCTGGGCGCGGCCATCACGCATGCGGTCGAGAACTTCAAGGCTGACGTGGTCAGCGGACATTATCCCAACGACGACGAGAGCTACCACCTGCCGAAAGAGACCAAAGCGGCGCTGGAGAACCTGCTGGCGCGGAAGGTGCGGTAG